In Longimicrobium sp., the genomic stretch GCGACCGCCGTGGCGAAGAAGACGGTGAAGCCCGCGGCCGAGTCGACCGGCGGGAGGGCCACGCGGAAGCGGCCGTCGGCGCCGGAGACGGCGGAGTCGATCTGGCCGCGGGTGTCGCGGGTCACGCGGTGCAGCTGCACGGCCACGCCCGGCGCGCCGCGGCCGTCCTTCACCACGCGCCCGTTCAGCACGCGCTGGGCGGCGAGCGGCGAGGTGGCGAGCAGGGCGAGGAGAAAAACGAGCGCGAGGCGAGCCGCCGTGCGGCGGGCCGCCTCGCGGGTCGGGCGGAAGCGGGTCACGGGTTGAAGCGGCCCAGGTCTTCGGGGTTCAGGCGGCGCAGGTACTCCTGCAGCTGCTCGGGCGACAGGCCCGCGCCCGGCGGGAGGTCGACGTCGCCGTCGGGCCCGTCGCCGGGCTCGGGCGGGGCGATCTCGAACGCCGCGGTGGTCAGCAGGTCGTCGCCCGCGAACAGCTGCGCGCGCGTGCGCAAGGCGATGGCGATCGAGTCCGACGGCCGCGCGTCGACGGTGAACAGCTCGTCGCCGCGCTGGATGACCAGCTCGGCG encodes the following:
- a CDS encoding bifunctional nuclease family protein — protein: MAGAMIKVRVQSLGLDQNTKSPVVILQEEEGDRVLPIWIGPAEASAIAMELAGMKFARPLTHDLFPSIIGGLGGVLTRVLITRVQDNTYFAELVIQRGDELFTVDARPSDSIAIALRTRAQLFAGDDLLTTAAFEIAPPEPGDGPDGDVDLPPGAGLSPEQLQEYLRRLNPEDLGRFNP